The genomic interval CTGACACGTTCAGAGAGAACAAACCTCCAAATAACACAACTCAAGGAGTGAATCATTCGGAAGATTACCTGCAACCGGTGGAGCACTTACACTTACAAGCTGCGTTTCAAAACGGAAGTAGCTCCCGATGTTGTCGTGGAAAGATACAAACCTTGCCTCAAGGTCGTCCTGTACCTAAGCCCAGAGGAAAATTGTCCACGTTTGCAGGAATGACGTCAAATTCGCGCAGGCAAGGGGTTCAACAACAAGCAGATGTCGAACGAGTTAACCAATCAAGGTTCTGCACTCCTCATCCAAGAGTTCTACAAGGTGAACACAGTTATCTGAATGATAGATGTGCAGCAACCCCGTATGAGAGCCCAAGTTATCCACAATCAGTTTTACCTTCTACTTCCAGGAGGGAGTCACCATACACGAAAGTGCAGAACAACACCAACTGGGAAGTGCCCGGCAAACGCTTGAGACTATTTAAAAGGATCGGCGGTGGAACATTCGGTCAAGTGTGGGAAGGTGCTGTATTGGATGTGCGTAATACTCAAGGCTGGTCTATTGCAGCTGTTAAAATGCTAAAGGGTACGTGCTACTGctaacaaaatataaaaatgccTATAAATCCGTCCTGACTATCGACAGCTTTTAAGGCGAAAGGACGGAGCACTAAATCTAATACCTCATATAATTATCTCAGAGGTGTTTGCATGCACTGCTAAAAATCTTAGATTCgtaaatgatattttctttgagaTAACTAATCTAGGACTGGGAAACATCACATAATCATGCAGCTTCTAATTTCGCTATCTcttacacacacaaaaaacacgTTATTATTTAAAACCAAAGAGGTAATGTTACATTAAAAGTGCTTAAAATTTAAGATTCATCTTCGTTCTCTAATGAGTGAGGAATTAGTAGCATGTGCTGCTGGATCACCAGTAACAAGAATTGATAAAGGCACATTGTAATGCAAGCAGTACTTCttcaaaaagaaggaaagagtttTGTGTCGTATCAATAAGTTATTGAGGAAGTCGCAACTCAATCAGAAAAACTCTTCATTTTTGTGTAAGGATAAGCTACGTAGTAAAAgcctcaaaacaaaaactttgaaaagaaaaattctttggACCAAGTTTTCTGAAGGAGCGAATGAACAAGATTAAGTTAGAAATACTGTAACTAAAGTTCTCGTGACATTCGCTGTTGCAGAAAATTCCTCGAAGTCGGATCGAATGGATTTGTTGTCAGAGCTGGACTTGTTGAAGAAACTTAAACCCCATCCTAACGTGATACAATTGTTGGGCTGCTTGACTAAAGACATACTCCGATGTAAAGGAGGGCGTGAATTTAGTGAGTCGGATTATTTCTATCCTATATGCGAGAAGTAAAGATATAGTCGGGAAGGGAAAAGTCTGTCTTTGTtatatcaaaactgaaaaacatgCACCCTGAAGAgatttgatttctttgtttgctATTGTTgcttgtttgtatgtttgtttgttggttttttcatAATCACACCCCGATTGCGTTCTTCGACGGGACGAGGAGACTGGGACAGTCGCTTTTACTTCAGAAATTGTTGTTTCAAAAACCAGAGCTGatcggaaataaaaaaataaattgtattagCGGctaaatgcagttatttgatgGCTAGAGTAGGAAAATAATCGATCTTTCTCTGCGTCAGAATGCCATTGTATAACTTCGACTCCAAggattcattttctttgcatATTCAGGGCCGCCTCTTGTTATTCTGGAGTTTGTCCCTCATGGTGATCTCCTTGGATATCTAAAGAAAAGTAGAGGCGAGACAGATGACTACTACGACGTTGAATGCGCAGAAACTTCATTGAAAATACCAACAGGACAACTTTACAAATTCGCTTGTGATATTGCACGGGGAATGGCGTTCATATCTGCTCATCAGGTGTGGTATTTCACTTAATCTGTTCCATTTTCATCACACGTGATATATTTAACAATTGCTCAGCGATATATTTAACGATTAAATATCTAGCCACGGCCACTAAGGTGAAAAGTTGTGtaagtatatactaaaatacTTAGATAACATAGCACGAAAAGATGATTTTATctaatttattcctgcaacgattacgaTATTTTCGGGCTCAAATCCCGTGCGAGTTGTtcagaggtgaatagcaaaggatatttggAGATTGAATAGCAAATAAGAGGGCGTCTTCAACACTATCCACtgtttagtatatactaaactCGAGTGTACACTTCGTCCATAtgcgatatttcaatttttttatatatccaGCTTTCATACTAACAGACATTTTATTCTCGTGCTAAGAACGCTTGAGAGGAAACTAACTAAACATGGACAAACACAAAGTTAAGAATTAAGAATAAGAGGTGCAAGtctttgtcaaaattaaaaatacaacaTTTCAAACTGAATTGAGAAAACCTTCGTGAAATTCAGTTCTCAAGGAATGACGATAATTCAAAGCGATAGTGTTGAGAAATTTACTACACGAGGTTAAACACTGGGCGAAATattatttatcaaattgttTGTTCACTCGTAGTTCGTTCACCGAGACTTAGCAGCGAGGAACGTGTTGGTTGGCGAGGGTCTGCGCTGTAAAATCACTGACTTTGGAATGGCAAGAGATCTTggcaaagataaaatttatgTCAGGAGGTCGAATGTAAGTAAGCATGTACCCACTTACAGGTACGATGAGTGCGTACTGCTCCCCCCAACCCCTCCTTTCCACGACCTTTCAAATTCGTTACTTCTCAGACTTGATCACATTGATCCTAGTATCTCAAACTTTTGGAACTTAGAAATTTATTGACAACTGAACTTACAGAACACTCATTCTGGCTCTATACCGAAAGTGATTAAATGTTCATTGCGTTATTTCATAGGGAGTTGTACCAGTGAAGTGGATGGCAGTTGAATCACtaacaaaacaagtttttacCACAGAAAGTGATGTGTAAGTAGATTGATGAGCTTGAAGTAAAAGTGATAACACTTTCCCAAAGGAATATTAACTCAGCGCCCTTTTTAAGAATTCAATGTCTCTTTAGCGTGAAATCAAATCTTCATGTTTCCCCTCCGATGTTTCCTGCTGAACAGTAACCTGATCATGTAAGAAAGCGAGAAAAGTTTCTTGTATGGGATAGATTTTTCGATGGTCTACATTACAAGAGACTCTTCGCAAACCAAAAATGGTGATAATCATCTGAGACAGATAGCGGTAacataatataaatataattttttttctttttgtctttccttttttttcaggtggAGTTATGGCATCGTCCTACATGAGATATTCACACTcggtaaatgaaattttttcagatttttggGAGACTTGGGGTTATTTGGACTCCAATTTCAAACGTCGTCATATTTTATTTTCGGAGTAAAAACCGTGAGATGGCGGAGAAAGCCTGAGGAGAACACGATATCAGCCTAACTAAGTCACTTCTTGTCGAGGAGGCCTGACAATCATCCGTGTGCTGATTATAGACCGTTAAACTGGAATTTCAAGTGCGATCGTGGGGGGCTGCTATCGAACCCAAACAGAAAGTATCATTGTGATCATTCGGGCGTGGGTAGTCCTGGAAAGAACAATACGagcgaaagtcatcatcagaggtCTCTGTGACGGAGATTCGAGGATGTTGATAAGTCAACCATTGTCACTGACAACAATCCTTTTCAGAACTACTATAATCCGGACGTGTAGACTACACAATCAACTGCTGATTTCAAACCTTTCACtctactgaaaagaaaatttgcaagTCTGTTATTACTCAGTACTATCTTTTCTACAGAATCTTTTTCTTCAGCTTTCTGGGAGCTGACATCTTTAAGTTCTTCGCAAGCATAcaaactattatttttttttctgagtcaaATACGCAGTGTTTTTTATCTTTGCAGGGGGGAACCCTTACGATGGAATGAGCGGACAAGAAGTATTTACATACGTGTCGCATGGTCATAAATTGCGAAGGTCGTCAGGCGTGAGCCGAGAATTGTACGTAGAATCACGTTCCAGCTAGATTCACACTTATGAATATGCCTCACTTATGAATAGGCCTATTCATAAGTGAGGCCCAGAACCCTTTTggattaataataattaataaataattataacggctgatcagaagaaagaaaatgtctcaaagagccaatcagaccttaaattaaaaacgaacaaactgcccaaagcgcgggaaaacgcgggtgatcAATTCGTGATTGctttcagttttgtatttgattggttgagagagaggcgtaagttttctgaaccaatcaaatggcaaagtaaagcaaaaccaatacaatccGGATAACTTTCGAcaatcagttgaaaattgctgcATTAAAAACTATAGTTGAGTAAGTGCGTTTCATACATGGAAATAATGCTCCAAAAGGTTCTACTGACCTAAggaatgtatttttattttaccttcCGCTCGTATTATTGAGGCTCATTGCCACACATGTCATTAAAACACCGGATTTTTGACCCAACAGTTCAAACCGTCAtactatttgttttttttaacaagtcgCTGGTTATATCGAGTTTTGGTGAGTAAAGACTGACTCATGACTTTACAGATATCTTTAATTGGTTACGTCTGTGTTTACATTGTAAATCACAAATTCCCCTGAATTTATATCCGTTTTGACAGTTGGGTTTTTGGTTTTACCCCGCGAAAACTGATCATTAAAGCAGAAAAAGGCAATGCTTCTACATTCATTCGGACAATTTGTTATCTTAACAACATGATCACTTGATTCCTACAGATATAAATTGATGCTTCAGTGCTGGGACCAAGAGCCATCTAGGCGACCGACATTCGAATCAATTACGTCGTGGATGGAAACTTTAACGCATCCTCACTGCACAGAAAGTAGGAATACCTCCCAAATTATAAGCTGGGCGTAATGTATATCAATGAACTTTTACCTACTAACAAGGTTGGAACAGAAAATACTTCAATACCAACAGGGAATGGAAGTCTTGATAAATTTTCCCGGCTTTAAATTACCAAGTTAGCAAGAGAAGATAATCCTTTCTTGATGTTAATCGTGGTTCAAGGGTTTTCCTTTGGTTACGTTATCCAGCAAAGAGGTTGGAATCAATTATTGTCTATATTTTTGCAACACAGAATCGATACAAATAACAATTCCTAGGTTGGACGGCATTCATATAGTGACGCTTATGTTTGTTTTATAGCTGTTCAAAAAATAGGAAGATTTTAAgtatattattatataaaaaactttatttctaAGTTAAATACGGTTAAAAGTATCATTCGTACAAataaaacatatgaaaatcTCTTAACCTGGTTTACAtattgatgaaaagaaaagttaagtTCACTTGGCATGAACAACATGGAGAGATTTTCACTTACACCAAAAGCCAAACATGCCAGTAAAACCTTCGCAGTGTATCTTGGATAGTGTCACCGATTGCCCCCTTAATCAAATAACACTGGGTGGCCGGTTTACTTTGGCTCCTGGGGAGGCCAACCGACTGAGTTGCTTCACCAATGAAGCTGAATATAGGAAATTTTGTAAGGGTGTTGCGGATAACTAACCGCGAGCTTCTCGAGCTAATATACCTACTCCTTGGTTGAGCTCATGTAGTTTGCGCCTGAGCCTTTCCAAAGGTGGGTTTCTGTTATTTGCGATTTGTTTGGTTTCATCAAGTTTGTTAATAATGATCTTTCAGTTCTGGAATAATTAACCTATTTGATATGAATTCTATTTAACGAGAAAGGCCTAACAGCATCATAGAACTTTGGATTTTAATAACTCTGCTCTACGTCAAACGTGCTGCGCTGCTGAATTCTTTCCCTATTAAAGCCCATTACAGACCAAAACACATGGTtggtttttgaaaaacattttcaggtgTCTTGGATGCATGAATTCTCCATAATAGTGATCAGAATTTCATACTCCTGGTAATATTAACCCGTTGTATACatgatatcgccaatcagctgctgacacgtcactcacCTTCCGCGTCACtcagtcaggttgatgaatgaacagcgGAGCCTTCAACATTCTCAATCCGAAGTCGTTTGTTggaattttttcagattatggctaccaaaacactgaaaaatccgtattaCTTACAGAAAgcgacgttcaaactttcctagaaggggaagaaaaccaaaatacggaaagaaaaaccgaaagttgcgtattcagtggcttaagtaatggcatttctcgcggctgagaacgaaaatcgacaactggaataTTTGTCACCAGCCGCtttttggccgtgtacctgaaagatttcttctgtcggtaaggaccaagTAAATAACTAAGAATTTTGCATATTGAAAGTTAGGCccgttgtttgtttttgtagtgtttcaaatcatttctttttttttttatcttaaggcTTAGCGCCcacgcactttacgatttttattcggggattgtcgatccttttatttttatctgttaattaagtcgacttttcttgtcagtaaagggctattgcgtttatatgataaacaaaataatacatggttgattgtagatatgaaatttttcttctcgtgCTCAACTCGACATCTTACTCGTGAGCAATCAAGCAAACATTCGAAGGGagattccatatctacgcgtaCCCATGTAATTATTCTCTATGTACTGTTTAAGTTTCTGCGAGATAAAATTCACAAAACCAACACTGAGAGATACTTTGGCCTGGAAATAACGTCTAGCAATATATTTGCTTTGTTATACCTTTGTCAAGCCAagctttcatttcctttgttttcatttcctttgcatcgaggaaaaaaaaaaaaagaaagccagacGCATTCTCTCGGTCAGGTTCGCCTCATgggataaataaaaataaaaagcgTAATGGAGTAGGATTTCGGATCAAAACCTTCTGGATTCTGGATTTTTAGCTCCTGAGACAACTGAATTTGTCCAATTCCAGTCATTTGTATTCCAGATGTCAATCCTTGTGGCTTCGAAACTTAAGTCTTtatgttttttgaaatttttgtccCTCTTTGGCAGACTATGATAGTTTTCTTGTTTGGAAAGGATAGACATAAACTTGTACCTTTGTCCTTCAGACTGGTAGTTCACACCTTTGAGGAGAAGGTTTCTTGTATTCAGCCATAACTGAAGAAGACAGACGTTCATATCGAAAGGAAAGGACACTGTTGAGATCTCTCTAAGTTTCTCGAGCAGCATATGGCCCGGAAGCTGAGTATTCAAGCCGTGAACGAGCTCAACTATAAAGATGTTATTTCAACCTTCGCAAATGTTGTCGAACACACGTCTCTTTGCGCGGCTGCCGTTTGCACCAAGGCGCCGTTTTCATCCTCTGAGAGTTTCGTCACTGAGATCTGTCGGTTTATTGACAGTCTGCCAGACGGCGCAAAAGCGGGAATCCTGCGCAGTTATCAGGATCTATTTGATCATTGGGAATCTTTGTCAAGTGAGTCCCAGAGAGAGCAGACGGAGGCTGGTATTAGATCACTCGGCGCCGAGGAGATAAAGCTTTTGAAAAGCTACACCAGACTCTACAAAGAGAAATTCGGCTTTCCGTTGGTAATTTGCGCTCGTTTAAACAACAAAGAGACGATTTTGGAACGGATTAGAGAGCGTCTCAGCAACGATAGCTACCAGGAATTAAACAACGGGATCAAAGAAGTGAAAGACATAATGGTTTTGAGAGTAAACGACGTGGTGAACAGCGAACTTCTAAAATCTAATCCACGTATACTCCGGTTCAAATGACCTGTTCCAAACTCTCAGTAACCATGTTCAATTTTCCACCCACCGATTTAGGTTTCATTTTAGCGATTCCAGTTGTAAAACCTTAAAGACTTTTTTAAACGTTTTTTGAGTTAGTCAGAAGAAGTCTCTTTTTTGTCCAATGGGATTGACCTTATTGTTAAGAAATGACGAGGTCTGATACAAATTCTTTCACCTGCCGAGGATACCATGAAAGCCCAAAATAACTCTTAAGCACTACCTTTTGTGGATTCATTGATGAGTTCAACGGGATGAACTTTCCGACGTTTGGCTCCCTTTCAGAATTTCGATTTGATGAATCAAGCATTTGGCTAATCTATAAAACATTCGCTAATAATAAACTAGTCTTAATGTACTCAACTTttcaataaacagaaaaaacttCAGCCTGATaaattgaaattagaaaatgaAGCTCGCAGAGTTTCAGTTCATAAAATCGACAAGTCGAATTTGATATGCCTAGTACGTGGATACCTTTTAAATTCTAACCATTAGCGAGAAAGATCAGTTGGGTTTTTCACTTTTGGGGATCAAGTATCTTAACACGTGGTTAagtaaaaagaaacattgatagAGTGAATCGCACAACAACGTTTTTAATGGTATGATATGACTAAGGAGCCATTTTCCTAAGTTATACACTTTTCCTGGCAGTCAGTAAGCGAGGAAGatctaaataaaaaacaaaggcacTGTTCGCTTAAGCAATGGACGACCGCTGTGACTCTCTGCTGGTTTGCCGGAGTAGTAACCCATGAACAATAGAACAGCTAATCTACTTACTTACAAAATATTGCCGCGGACACAAAAACAATTCGGTGATCGATTAATCAGAGCCCAAGTTAAGTCTTAGTTATCTTAAAAACCTTTAAATCATTATAAATTATCAGTTGCTATAACTGGCACATGATTGGATTGGATATGTTAACATAAACCCTTGTCAGGCATCCTCATGTGTATTTTGTTCATCTCTCCCTGCTTCACGTTTCAAACATAGGAGAATAAATGGAAGGAGAGACCCAACGACTCCAACTCCACCAGCTACAATGAACGCAACGAAGTAGTTACCGAATGTGTCAGCCATTAGACCTGATAAGaaagataacaacaaaatgtctcgaaaaacaaaatggctgGCGTATGAGATGTCTTTAGTctgggtaatttggtattatcaaccgagttgataacgtaaattggccactataaagagtttcaaagctgacgtttcgaaacactcgaaacgtcagttttgtAACTCTCTACTATGGctagtttacgttatcaacttagttgataatactaaattaccctgctattctctcccaccgacgcaattccaagtttctttcgaaacttaccccgttAATTCATTTGTCTGTCTATTTTGAAGTCCTTCAAACATCAGAATGCCACGTTTGTCTCTCTAACGACCCATCTGCCTGTTTGACTCACTTCAAttgttgttgatattttcaaaagacTCTTCATTAAGATTAAGTAACCAAAGGATGTATAATTCGATGGTTCCAAAGTTTTTGTCATGGATACGAGAGCCAAAGGGGAGAATCTTTCAACGCTGTTAAAATGCATACTCCAACAACAGCGGCGTCTCATAGGAGTTTAGAAGCTAAACAGGATACTCTATTATTATCGGTTATGACTTTTCCGGAGTGGGAGGGAGTCGCCATAGGAGCACATCTCATAATTACCCTGTATATAGCTTGTAAAGGGAGGGGGATACATTCTCAGCCCCCGGAAGGGGGTTAAGggtgaaaatacaaaattggtCCCCTACCCGACAAAGGTGGACCGATCAAGGCAGAAATTCCGGAAAACAGCATCAGCAATCCAACGGCGGAAGccttttcatcttcctttacGGCTTTTAGGATTTCAACTATCATAGAAGTAATCATCAATCCATCCGCTGAACTGAAAAAGATGGCATAAGTGAATACACCAAAGTATGTCTTCGCCAGGGTCAAAAGCATAGTGGAAGCTGCCATAATGAAAATAGCTGCCTGAAGCAGAAGGCGGCTGTTTACGAACTTCAAGTCACACAGGAATCCCCCTCCAATGCGGCCAAGAGAGGCAAATATGCCGATAACCATATAAATTGTCGAGCTCTTGTCAGCCAAAATACCAAGGTCATCACAATGCTTCATCTGAAAATACCAGCAAATGTAAGTTAGACTATGGAAATCAATGATAATCAATAGGTTAATCTGAGTTGTACACTGAATAATCAGAAATCAGACGAAGACGAACAGTGCATCTCCAGCCCTATGCTAAAAATTTCGTTCAAAAGTCGGCGTAAATTAAGACGACTTAGAAACCTAAGAACTAGAGGACTAGACGACTTTTAAGTCCTAAAAGAATAGTCAACTAGTTCTAGATACTCACGAGATGCACATATGGGACCAGGCGAGAGAACATGTAGGCTACTGCTGTTGTTACCAGTACTAGGATGGTCGCATTCTTAAATAACGATAGATTCCAGCTCCATTTTTTTGAGGAACAATTCATGTTTCTTTCTTGCGATGATGGACTCTGATGAAGAATAACGCCAGTCAGGGATGAAACAGCCAAAAGACCACCAAACACCCGAAAGGTGTTCCTCCACTCTAGAACGTCAACTGCCGCCTGAAGAGAAGGACTAAGAATCATCGTTCCTAATCCCTGTCCTGACGTTACTAGTCCGAGAGCAAaggattttcttttatcaaagtAATTGTTTACTATAATTGCTTCCGAAACGAAGATCAGCGACTGACCCATTGCAAAAGGTATGCTGAAGGTAACATAAAGCATATAAATAGTGGAAACAAAGGAGCCCAATGTGACGCCAAGAGAACATAACAGGCAGCCCAGTATTGTTGTAACTCGAAAGCCAAATTTGTTGAGGAAGGCTCCCATTACAGGACCGAGAATCAAAGTTAAGCCATGTATGATCGATGCAACCCaagctggaaaacaaaacacaattcTAGTTACCACCATTACAAACATGTCTCTAATCAGTAATCTCCTCCTAAAATCCAGGTTCTACTGTTATCACGCAATTTTTAGCTGTGTGATACGTACTTGCATTACTAAGTGACGAGTCAAGTATCATCAAGAACCAGGTTTCCAACCTTTTTAGAACCCACTATGCTGagttttttgttcagttttgcaCAGGGCGATTGGGGGTTTTGCTACTTCCTTATCCACTGGTAATGGACCAATCATGACGCGTAGATTGTGTTTGAATCTGAAATTATGCTGTTAGAGAGAGTACTTTGTTCATTTAAGCCAAATATAGGGGTTCAATCGGcagtttgttttttgctgttttagCAGCCCTGTCCagatttttacttttgtctcAGATCCAAATATATGTTCTTATTTAATAACTACAAGTGTGATCTAGCTTAAACTTTACGAAAAACCATAAACAGCCCTTCTTGTTACACCTGTCCAGTATTACATAAACTGACCTGTACTTTCACGATTTTCCCCGAAAGAGTTCATGAAAACGGGAAAAAGAACGCCAAAGGCACTGCTAAATCCAATTGTTAGAATCACGCACAAAGTTGTGAGCCCACAAACAAACCATGACCACAGACTATCTTGCTTGAACGTGACAATAATACCGCTGAAGAGATTCATAGTGATACCAATTTCTGACGACAATTGGGTCTGGTCTCCTCTACCCCTTTACCTTTGATGTGCCACCACAAGGAACTGTCACAAATATGTTATCCTACTACAAAGACTTTTGCTTTTAGAAGTTCAACTGGGCAGATATTCTTGCGGTTGGACCTcctaagacaaaacaaaatagtgtTTCCGCTCATGATGAAAATTAAACCGTGAAAGAGTTCTTGCGGTCCAAACATCCGAAGAAGTTCTGAAACTTCACCCACAGAGATGTTCTTGAGTTTCGAACATTCTGCGCCAAATGAAGTTCTCcaacatatttgaaaaactttaacTGCTAGGAAGaacgcaaagaaaaaagaaagttcatGCGCGTTGATTAACTACTGAGAGCGTCGAACCGAAAATGTTTGGCTCGAGATGATCACGTGCAGTTCGAATGCAGCGAGGTCTGTGCGTCATGACAAAGAGCCGGATATTTCACCTTCCGGCGCCACTTAACTCAGTCAGCTAGCCAGTCCATGATAGTCATCTGAACTCT from Pocillopora verrucosa isolate sample1 chromosome 14, ASM3666991v2, whole genome shotgun sequence carries:
- the LOC131778295 gene encoding 2-oxo-4-hydroxy-4-carboxy-5-ureidoimidazoline decarboxylase-like, with product MARKLSIQAVNELNYKDVISTFANVVEHTSLCAAAVCTKAPFSSSESFVTEICRFIDSLPDGAKAGILRSYQDLFDHWESLSSESQREQTEAGIRSLGAEEIKLLKSYTRLYKEKFGFPLVICARLNNKETILERIRERLSNDSYQELNNGIKEVKDIMVLRVNDVVNSELLKSNPRILRFK
- the LOC131778313 gene encoding monocarboxylate transporter 10-like yields the protein MNLFSGIIVTFKQDSLWSWFVCGLTTLCVILTIGFSSAFGVLFPVFMNSFGENRESTAWVASIIHGLTLILGPVMGAFLNKFGFRVTTILGCLLCSLGVTLGSFVSTIYMLYVTFSIPFAMGQSLIFVSEAIIVNNYFDKRKSFALGLVTSGQGLGTMILSPSLQAAVDVLEWRNTFRVFGGLLAVSSLTGVILHQSPSSQERNMNCSSKKWSWNLSLFKNATILVLVTTAVAYMFSRLVPYVHLMKHCDDLGILADKSSTIYMVIGIFASLGRIGGGFLCDLKFVNSRLLLQAAIFIMAASTMLLTLAKTYFGVFTYAIFFSSADGLMITSMIVEILKAVKEDEKASAVGLLMLFSGISALIGPPLSGLMADTFGNYFVAFIVAGGVGVVGSLLPFILLCLKREAGRDEQNTHEDA